The Sabethes cyaneus chromosome 1, idSabCyanKW18_F2, whole genome shotgun sequence DNA segment AGTTAGATAACGTTGACAAATTAACTTAAAAAATATCTCCACAAACAATACAGGAATATTAACataatcaaaatttaatgtagCTTGGGCTTTTCTCAAAAAGATAACAAACTAAGCAATTACCCACAAAACACACGGTTTCATTAAATTACCAAGACTTTTGTATCCTTTGCTAGGCGTGATATGACGAAGCCCACCAGTTGTCAGTTCATAGATTTATATAATATTGTTACATACAGACATAAGCGTTAATAAAGACAGcttgaaaattgaaaaccaTTTCGCCGGACTATGAGTTTTCTCTAAAATATAACAACCCCTGGATTCAGCAAGAATTCTGTTTTAATCTCTGACATTCACAGATTTTATAcgatatataaaataaataaagcacAAATACACAAACGATTGTTTTCCGATAGTACTGCTTCGATCGAATATAAAAAAACACAAATGGAAAGCGCCCGATCGAGAGCCATCCTTTATCTAAAGCTGTAATTCCTATATCTCGGTTGCCGGCAAATTCAATATCCAATCAATTAGTATATAATAGTAGCAATCGAGTGGCCCGGTCGTACAAGAATTAATATCGTTTTGGCCAAGTGTAaaattttcctgaatatcaAAGTCCCGTATTTACTGTGTGttgttttaaaatgaaattggttAAACTGGTTAATCATGCATGTGAAGGCCACTTGATAGACATTCGTCTGAGTTAATTTCGGTGTAGCGTATCGTTGTTTTATGTAGGTTGGAGGTGTAATAATTAAGTAATAATGTGCGCACGCATTCATCATATCACATGCATTTACTGGTATCAATGAGGGAGATGGCCTACTTTCCACCGAATAGAGATAGCTTCGGTCTGATTAATAATATCTTGTCTTAATACAGCTTCATTTTTGTCCTAAAACACTTCACCAACCGGCAGGTTGGTGTGCTACAGCATAACTAGTAAAATGATTATAAGTATAAAAGCatgttttttcgattttcttgaACGTCTTCCGTTTCCATTTTACTGAATACGCGCTCCGGAAAGAATATTTAGCAATATGGCTGAATGAACGAATTTTGTCGGCTCTCTAGTGATGAGTGATTGCAATCATGGTTTCACCGGGGGTCAGAGCCTGCGGCGGCAGCGGAGCGTCAACCGTCAGTACGCCATCCTTGCTCAACGACGACTTGATTAGCTCTGGATTGCATCCCTTTGGCAGCAGGAACTCCCGATTGTACTCCCTGTATACGGACTTGGTGTCGGATTTTTCCTCGTGTTTGGCGTGCACCTACCGGTAGAAAGCTGCGATTAGATCGCTTACcaaatttttttgttaatttgcaTACCAGTAATTTGTTGTCTACTGTCTTGACCACGATTTCCTCCGGAGCATACTGACTGACGTCGAACCGAAGCTTCAGCACCTTGTTGTCGCCATCCTCCTACAGTGAAACAAGAGAGTTGTTCTGATTAATTAAATGATACCTTAATTAGAACACTAGGTATTCTAAGAAGACCTGACTTGGGCTGTTGGTGGCTTACTAAGTTTTTAAtcgttttaaaaaatacaatCTATGATTATTTAAGAATCGACGACAGATTCAAGCTTCCGAGCGCCAATATCTCTTACTAACTCACCCACTCACAGgataaagaattttttttccataaCTTCAcatatacttattgtattcttgaagaagacaagttgcacTTGAATAAAAATAGTTTGATTTACTTATGGTAACGAAGTTTTCAAATGACCCAAGGTTGGTAAATAGATAATGCGTAAAATAAGGCCCATAGTGGCAGCTTCTTACCCAGCAAATCCTATCCCTATTCCTGGCACCTACCGGGATACCAACAACCTTAGTGGCAATCAGGtaatcaaccccggtggaaactaatatCGTATGCTGACAGCGAATGGCGAATAATCGTCCTCGTGTCAATGTGAGACGCTAAAAAGTACTaagatggtcctccggcgacgTAGGAGGTCGGTGCAGGCCTTACAAGTCATCCGTAAAAAACCAGTACAGAAAGCATATACTCGAAATATGGACTGGAACAATCAACATAGACCAAGGCAACGAAaaaggactaacgattggaagctTGGAACATGGAACTACAAGTCTCTCAATTCTTTGGGAAATACCCGTTTACCGACTTATTTAGagcccgcaagttcgacattatagcgctgcaggaggtatacTGGAAGGGGTCTACGATACATTCGTATAGAAGTGGGTACACCATTTAcaagagctgcggcaatacacacgaccTGGTTAAAGCTtgtatgtgcaagttgaggattagagTCTGTTTCTTCAACATTAGCATTATTAGCATAGCTCACACGCACACCTAGGAAGCGACGAGGACGATTAGTACACTGTTTACGAGTAGCTTGAACGTGAATACGACAACTGCCCACGACATGACGTtaaaatcgtcatcggagacATCAACGCTCAGGTTGACTAGGAAGAGGAATTCAGACCGGTCATTGAAaagttcagcgctcacccgcttTCGAACCAAAACGGCAATCGACTCATTGACTACGCAGCCTCCAAAAATATGATTATACGAAGTAACCACAAGCACAGCTTCCCATACCGGTTCACCTGGAAATCATCCAGGCAACACAATTTTAGTACTTCTAGTTGAGACGACTTATATATACCCAGAATTAGTCTTATAAGAAGCAATCATAACAACTTTATAGCAACTGTGGTAGACGGGCTCGCAAATCGACTACGTTTTGATTCATGGAAGACACTTATCGGTTTtcatcgacgtcagaacctaacGTATTGGGAGAGCTAAACGAAGATCCTCTCGAGCACTGCAGGGATAGCGTTAAAGCAGCCATTATCAGCACAGTGGAAGGTGCCATTGGGTACGCTGAAAGGAGTCGACGTAATGACTGGTTCAACAAGGAATGCCACAGGATGTTAAACGAGAAGAATGCAGTGCGGGCGTCGATGCTGCAGCAGGGGACTCGTCAAAACGTGTAACGATATAGAGAGAAACAAAGACAGCAAATCGAGTTTTTTCGAGGTAAGAAGCGCAgcctggaagaaatggagtgcgagGATATGGAACAGCGGtttcgttctcaggaaacgcaaaGAAGGAAAATTGTACAGGAAACTTAACGTAGCCCGCAAAGGCTTTGGGCCGCGATCCGAAACATGTCGGGATAAACACGGAGGGATCTTGCCCGATGAACGTGAGTTGATCAATAGGGGGAAGCAGATCTACAATGAGCACCAGAATGGCGCAGATCGAGGCCAACAAGCAGCTGAAAAGCAACAAGGCAGCTGGCAAAGATGGAATTGCAAAGGAGCTTAAAGATGGGCCCGGATAGTTTGGCTATCTGTCTGCACCcgctgattttttttgtgtggatattaccactacgaccagcattttgatctattgtgatcttatccaggtgttgttccgcacttcgttgttattgcagtatcgctatagagtgagcgaactgcttattatccgtgcttaaagtgtcggtgtgttttcacccctttttccctctacacTTCTTACTATTTTTCAACCAGTCTAgttctagagccaggaagtgcggagactagttacaatttgtccttggacaagaggcttcattcgcaccccgagcaagtatcattcttataaccagtcccggctaaaggcttcatggtcggtaaagcagagttcagcacagagtgagggtgtgtatgtgtgtatgtatgtgttccttactacttatgtattaccaatctcgttcctagaaccaggaagcggaacaagctataatttgcccttgaacaagaggcttcattcgcacctcgagcaagtaccactcttataacttgccctggcaagaggctttcattgttagtaaatgcagaatgcagtaggctgtggaggggcctgagaataaacccatgctgaagtcacttaacatcgaatggcctgattctactaagattcgaacccacgaccactcgcttgtcaaggcagacttggtaaccttgcggttacAGCCCCCCGCCCCCTGCATCCGCTGATAGTCAGGTaacttcgacaaggcgatggtatttccaGTCTCCTGTTCTATATCGCGCAATAGATAGGTGTTATTGAATGTGCGGGTTTTAACATGCATAATTTTTCTGTTTCACTGACGACGTGGACGTTATCCAAAGGACGTTCCAGGTTACTGATCACTATACCAAAATGAAACGTGAAGCGGTGAAGGTTGGATTAGTGATGAGTACGTCTGAGACCAAGTACCTGTTAGCAGGACCCGCGCGCTCTCGAGTTCTATAGGtaatagtgtggtagtcgacggggacgagttcgaggtggtggacgaattaGTATACCTCAGGTTGTTGGTTatgtcggataacaactgcagcacaGAAATATTTAGACTTATTCTTGCCAAAAGTTCTGCCTACTgcggactccacaagaccccGAGGTCTGGTAAACTTCACCTCGTACCAAACGTACCATGAACAAGACGCTAATAGAACTGGTAATCCTCTACACTCTATAggtacgaaacgtggacaatgctcgacggggacttgaaagcacaGGCCGTTTTTGAACATCATCTGCGcaggaccatctttggcggtgtatgtgaAAACGGACAACAAACCCACAAAAATGGTGTTCGTAATGGTACTGATTGGTATCAGATGGAGAGGTGTGCAGCGTGCTCGAcagttagaccaagtggagcaggACCTAAAAAGCGTGGAACATTCGAGAAATAGGAGATGAACAaggtaccgtaaaacggggtaacattgatcactGGGGAAACATTAATCAGTTAGACCAATCTCGTAAATaagtaaaataaacaacttcaGCACTCTTTCCTGGACCTGGATTCCTGGAACAATGTTACCCCCGATGATCAAtgataccccgttttacggtagtCATAAACTCTGTCCTTCTAgtaataaacaaagaaaacgtcaacgaaGTGTCTGGTGTTGTTTGGTTGTAATTCATACTTGTGACACTGTGATCACTGTGCATCCTGTACATCTTCGTTGTTTTGTTACTTCGCAGACTGtttagaccagtgatggccaaagtGTGGCACACGGGGCGCATGCGGCTCTTGAATATGGtccttgcggcccgcggactggtttgatGAATGGTGGACGAGAACTATAGGTAGAATTCATTAATGTCAAAAGTCATTTcgggccgcggatctattgagGAGATATGATTTAGCCCGCTATATGCTTATACCTTGGCCACCACTGATTTAGACGAAGGAGAGTTCAAAATATTAGacagcaaaaaagcaaagccttggctATAAACGTCTTTTGAGACTTGATCCTTTTttgtcgacagacttcgcagccagttattgGAGTACAGGACTATTACGGGGTtaatgcaacgatcctactgactctacccaagcaacaatgtgagttttattgtactcttatgacggttttcatgaccaattttggtctcaaATGCCATaacaagagtgtaataaaatccaaattgttacttgggtagcggCACcacccagttgagattcgaacatacaacgactggctttttCGAACAACATCCTACCTTGACGTTAACTGGATGGTTAAATATTGGACAGCTGCATTTTCTAAAGGTTTCGGCGTTCATTTTAACAAATTggttgtttatactagaatgttTTTTCTTAAGAGTATGGTTTCTTTTCCAAGAACAAAtggttttaagagagttttttgcaatattgttaagataaatccatcttgcagaagaatgtcatataTCTTTGATATTAAGGAATTCATTAAAGTTTTAAGGAAGCTTTTAAACGTCGATTTTAAACGAGAATAAACTATCCGTTGAAAACACTTTGTATAATGAATTACATCTATTGATGTTTATGATTTGATGGGTGTTTCTTCAGAACTGTTATCAAATAAGACAAAATTCACTTAAGGAAACCCATTCTAAAACCTAATAGGTCTTTAAGCTTCAACCTACACAAATGTGTAGGTGAAAGCTTTTGCTACAAAATCTACCTAGAATCGTTTATGCAACCTACAATGTTTAAAAGTTGGGCAACGTTAACTGTATAGTTACACTGCGTATTACAATAGTTAAATACGTTCTAGGAATAGTCGTTGTCTCGTAGTAACAATTttccgcaaaatttaaaaataacgtGCCGCCCGGAGATGGATAAAGTACGCAATGGGCAGATAAAACTGCTATCAAAAATGAATAGAAAAATTATAagtaaactgtgaaaaatatttgactgtccaggtgggatttgaacccacaattcCCAATTCAATTTCCCATGGTTCAAATCCCACCTGCACTGTCAATGATTAACACACGAATGCCACAACAGTGATGAAGTGTcttaaatgaaatataaataaataaagtcaattatttttcatagttCGCAAATAATTTTTCCCAGTTCATTCAATTTTTGTTCTAcgcaaaaacacatttactcccccataagaaagcaaaaataactcgataaaaattggaaaaaagatAACCAATTTGCTGCTGACGGGTTTcgcgccaactcgtctatgagGGTGACAGAACCCTGTTAGAAttaaatgaaactttgtgtgtataaagagttcatgtaaatagcAAACTTTACATAcaatacttagtttttccaaaattgatttagactaacttttggaaaggactcaattttttcctttttttttataaaaaatataacttctACAAAGGGCCtacaaaaaattatcttttttgGATAGCTTAGGTTAGAAAATATCTtgcattttcattttaaaaaaactgacaacaatgaaaataaatttcaccttaaatttcaCAATTTCATCTTAAGAATTGATGATTTTTCAAGATGTGTAACTGCAAATCTTCCATACATCGGAAACCGGGcatataagtttttataacaaaaacttttgtATGTCCATACTGAAAATAAAGTAATTCCATTTTCAGTGTATAATATTAAAGCGAAATCAAAGGATTGTTACTCCGAAGtaattattttgaataataAATCAAATTTCCTAGCTCATAAGCCTTAATTTCTGTAATTTATGTTTATTATTTGCCATATTAAAggatatacaggggttagacaaaacgATCGGACCAGGCAAAATAAGACGTTTTTACTTAAAACCTATTGCAATAGGTTTCAatgggaatttttttttctgatttatctgaattattttgaaaaaaaaaatttctaaacCAGATGTCATTCTTATGTTCACTGTACATATAGTTTCATAGTAGTCCTAGGCTAATCCTAGCTTCATTTCACGGCTCAGAGACATAAATCAAAGTTGTTGATCAACTGCTTGTTACTCGCCTACACATGCACTGCTATACGACTTAGAAAGCCTGAATTGCATTACCTAACGAGAAACTACTTTAGATCGATAAAAATCTTGTATTTTAGAGTCGGTTTTCTACAAAGCTTTCCCACATACCTGTATCAGCGGCGAATTGATGTCCTGCACCTGTGTCGTGCTCTGCGGGTGTTTCAGCGCCGACGCTGCATTCGATGTGGTTGTGCTAAAAAGGGTAAAAAGCAATTATCAGTACGCTTCGTTGTTTCGCTGGCTGCTGActcaacaaacaaaaatatcgCGCAGTGTTGTTTGCAATATCTTTACTTGCTTTCTAAAAGCTAAATATAAGATCACTAGAGAACATAGCTTAGAATGTTGCAAGAAGATCAGAAACTGTGTTGGTGACTTTGTGAGTGTGAACAAATAAATATGCAGGGTAAAAGGCAGCCGCATTTTAGCACcgtaataaaaatatttcaacCAACAGTGAACCGAGCGAGTGAACAAAGAATTATTTAATATTTGGTCAGGTGCCAGACAACGGTGAGAAAATGACCATCCTAAGCAACAGGTATGAGGATGATGTTGTAGCAAAGGTGCTATTGAATGACTGAAGTCTCTAGCTCTAAACCAATTTTTCATAAAGTGCATAATTTACTATGAATTATAACAGAAGAATATGATGCACAAACACAAGTAAACATGCTGGCTTGGGTAAAATATTGCACATAGCTTTTCACGCTAATCTACATCAGAACTAATTCTATGCAGAGCAACTCAATGTATCCCATCACGCGTGATAGGTGTGAAGTCTGGGAAATGGAATCACATTCTATGCTACGCTCCGAGATGCGAGGTGTGGAATGATTTTAAGTAAGACTAAGATTCATGCGCGCAGGTGCTACTCTATAAATAACACTAATTCACCGTCCAAAACATTTGACAGAAACTGAATCAACAgaagaacaaaatttaaaaatactgaTAGATGACAAGAGTGTGGATGTATGTACTTGTTCAGGGAGAAAGCTTTATTGCGTAGATCTTTGAGGACATCTAACTGTATGGTGGAAACTGTTCAGCTACATAGAAGGTAAAATACCAAAGTCGTATAGGCACTGACATGTCGGTCCATCAAAACCAAAACTGCTGTATAAGTTCCAACAATGATGCTCTAACGTAACGGTGTGAGATGAGATTTATATCCTGTTCCCAATAGGTACATATGATTGTGCAATCTTCACCGTAGCAGACGTTTAAATGTGCACTCCAAACAATTAACACATCTTTAGGCGTCAACCGACCAGGTCACGAAATCTGTATATGAAAAAGGTGCGAGAGGAAGCTTACGTATGTGTTTATGTTGATCTCGTAAGTGAATTGTTTTAGTATAAAATAAATTTGCCGCGGAATTCATCCTCGTTATGATAAGAAAACTCTTCAGCTGTTGTATGGTCGGCGTTAAgttagaccggaccaagtctcaaaattttaaaaattgagttaatgacagcaaacgatcttAGAACTTTCTAAACTACATTTAAGTTTAATCAGTTCACATACATGTTACAAATAATcagagatatgaaatgatttcgaacgattgatagctttaaacaaCACAGAGCAGCAAAATTTAACTTGGTTTTTCTCAAAActaaatttttgtcacttggttcggtctgaatTAACATCGACCATATCATGCAAAGTTTTTTACCCAAATGTGAGTATCTTTTGTTAAAAGTGTAGTCATTTTGTAGTCAAAAATCAACGCTAATTCAAAGAAGGCTGCTTATATTTTTTCAATCAATTGTTGCTagagttttgattttttttatgaaaaataagaagaaaaagttGCTAGTTATTTTGTactatttgttttcgttagtgacaatTTAAGAAACAGAAGTCTTATGTTATGTATCATATTTAATAATTCCTAAAAATAGCGTATTTTAGGGAACCATTTACTCATGCATGCTATGAaattaataccaaatggaaactATTCCTTTGAATGGGATTCTACATCCTCCGTGTCATCGGTCAAAAGCAACACAAGAGTGGTGTCATCAGAATTTGCCCCATTTTTAATCATCACAAGAATGACTTGCTTCATCACCAGATCCCAAAAGTCTTGGATTACTCTGCATGGAGATATATGCTGAGTAAAATTGAAAGTAGAAAATGTCACATTTTATAATGATTCAAGCTACTTTGGGTTACGATTTGAAACGATTTGCCCCAGAAAACCGAGCATGTCAGCCGCGATGCATTTCAAAAACGCATTCGAATGGCGAGTATAAATCACGCATTAGTCACGAATATGACTGAACCATTATTTTCTCGTTTCGTCTAAGttaatttttacataaaagtGTTGAACATAAAACAAttatggtttaagtttaatgTTAGTTGCACGATTTTGCTTCTGTTTAAAATGTATAGCGAGTTTGCGTGAATATTTGTAGCAaaaaagtagtagtagtagtttgtaGCGCTCTGTTGAGCGAGCGCTTAAGAACATCTGCATGCAACCAAAGTTCTCATTTATACACAGAACGGCTAATAAACAGACGACACGCAAACTATTTTAGGTCAATAAAACCTATTTCAAACGATGCTTGCGTTTTCCAGGTCAACCGTACAATAAATAGCTCTTGTCCGTCGAAGACCTTGGTGGAATCTACCATCAGTCACAATGTATTTATATATTCTACCTCATAAATCACAATCAAACGGTAAACTGGCTGACTCCTTTTTTCGTGATAGACCTTCGAAAACGATTTTCACGGTTCGCTTCTTAGGCTGTTTGCCTGGACGGTGTCAAGTTCGTTAGCGTAATTGATGAGTTCATCTCCCCCGCAACTTGACGCTAAACTATGCTCGAATCCGCTCTGCGACCATACAAAACCTACAAAGACTAATGTGCGAGCGCAATTCAGCTACGGAAGGCGACAACTTTCAGTGGACCGTGCGTATCCTAAATAGGGAAATCACGCCAACAACCAGGTAACCCACGCCAAATGTGCGTCGTCGTTATGGACAGTCCATTCATGGGTTAGCGTCTACTATGTCATCGATGTGATGCCATCGTCATCAAGGGGCACAGCAATAATCGCGTTTGACAATGCAGCAGGAATAAAAATTGGTCGTAAAGTACTCCACACTCACACCCACGCGAGCTACCGGCTCCGTTGATATGTATGCCTGACACAGCGGGGCaagataaaaaaacaaaacaatttataCCGTAAACAATCATGAAATAGAAGCCGCAGTGGGTAGTGACACTTTGATCTGGAAGTGTACGTTTGCAGGCGTCTAAATTAGTTAATCACTGTATCTTAGTCGGCCGGTCCACCTACTCTGCTAGGTGAATACGATTAGTTCATCAAGAGTCGAAAGGCGAGCGGACTTATTGCTTTTGAACTACCTACACAAGGATAATCCTAATCGGAAATCTAACCTAACACTCGCCCAAATTATCTGCGGATGTGTATGAAATCACGACTGTTTCGAGATGATGAACTCATGGCCAACTTCTACGCTATGAACCCACGTGACTcatttatttagcaactccaaCTTAATGTGATTTAATGagataatctaacaaaaacagATTAATATATTTAAGCAGATTTATAAGGAATAAAACTACGGTGACAAATTAGAACCAGAAAGCACACAGGAGTAAGGAAGAAGAAAGTGGACaaacttgccaaaaagttgATGGTTTGGCAAGCCATCTGTAGGTGCGACAAGGTGAGTCAGCTATACATCACGATCGGTGCCTCTTGAAGCACCTATATCCCGTCCTATAGTCTCATGAAGGCAATActttagaccaaacctcgtgattttagtcatgaccttgaaatgcgcttGTTATAAACACCGTCCGGTGCGGCACGGCTGCTACCCGTCCAGATACGCACGGCACTGGGTGCTTTTGATAATAGAACGCACTGGCGTTGCAACATATTGGCACGCTCCCTGACAACACAAGAACCCGATCGAGGAACTTTGTCTTCAACTAGGTACCAATGAGCACGGTACCAACGACAGCTTGCATGATTTCGttctttgctttccttcttATTCGTTCATTCGGTGTACGtgaccaaggttagtcaagagaggttttctgatgttcaaatttgtttttcacccccgctgggttacccttgacgaccaccgaaattttcaatgcggaaactattgaatgtataaacaacgtcgatggttgctaaccaatcgttccgcgcacttctgttctacaaactgtgaaaactagatcacctattttaactcaccttgtaCGTGACTGAGTTGTCAGGAGGTACCGGCTCCGTACTCTAGCCGTGCTCTAGCAGGTGCCAGCTGGTGTAAGCTGGCACACTATCGCTCGCAAAGTAAAAGAACCTAAATAACTGCTTGGTGCAATACGGTAAAAACTTATGATCGGTAGCGGGTGCCCTCCACAATGCCGTTTTTTGGCCCGGGGCCGCCCGAAGCGCACCGAACACATATAATACTGTACCGAAAGAAAAGAACAAATCGGCACTGAGGTGCGGTATCATATTAGTTCGAACGAAAGGAGGCAAAATACACCGAAACCGGAAGCATGTGACTTATGAACGGAGGGGAAAGTTTTAGCACGGTTACCGGAGCGGTGCGTGTTTTCGCAAGTCTGCCCATCGAGCTCGCGTGAAGTTAACCATAATGTTGTAGTTTATTCAGtgaaaatttgaagaaaatttgacttaaaataaattttgacgACCATTTTTGTGTCTCACTTTTTCGAGTACATCCTTTATATACCAAAGTTGGTAAAGAGAGAGAGCCAAAAACGAGAAGCAAAACTGTCCCTATGAAAGTTCTAGTGAGTACGACTGCGACATACAGTCGCTTTTGTCTCCGTTAAATTCGTCTGCTAGCGTTTTCCAGGTCAGGAGCGgatcaaacagcgtctgtcacATAACGAGCGGAAAGAAAATCACAGGTAACGGCCAACATCCTACAGTACCCGCAATATATCAGCAAATATAGAAAGGAATCAATCTAGATTTTTAGCAACACGGGACGGTTTGCCCAGCAGGACAAACTGGCTCAATTTGCTAGAGAAGCAAGCTCCTGTGGCTTAAAATACTGGGAAATACCAATTCAGTAGATGAACACTGGTAAACACAAGACATTaacctctattctacatacagATCGGAcccggatccgatcagaaatttcGCTTCGATCAGAATACAACGTATGTTATAATACACGTCGATtgggacgtttctgatcggcACGCGCCCGATCGGAATTGAAAATCGAGGCGATTAGCTGGACAAAACTTATTATATTCTGATCATGAACCGATAATGCGACTCGGAAACGAAGAGTTAGATTCCAGATGAGCCTAGAGGATCACACGACCTTAATGAGATGAGATGAGActtgttgccagattcagaggATGGATAAGACCCTTTACAAGGATCCAGTgttatgcgccaacagatgctgccgattTGCGGGAaaaagagagtttctacagtCAACTGTGTGACTAAGTATGGGACTAAGAAAACGGACAAAGAGTTACAACCAAATCCATTTAGGACACTTCTTCGTGAAGATGGGTTTGAACAACTCCCTCCTTAAAAGCATCATGGAACGTCGCGGTCTAGAAAAAATAAGCGAGAACGGAGGCTGTTTTCGGAGTTTTGTGGAATGGACAATGTGGTGATAAGGGATTCACTCTTTCTCCGGCCAGCACATAAGGTGGTCACTTGGGTTTCCCGTGACGGCCGGACAGAAAACGCAGTAGACCACATGTGCATTAACCGAAGGTAGAAAAGGAGCCTACTTGACGTacacaacaaacgcagcgccGACATCACAGCCGACCACCGTCTTGTTGTCAGTGCCTGCGCTTCTCATGCGTTCTGCCATAAGAGAAGAACAATGGATGGCGTTATGACGTCCGCCGACTGGAAAATCCCGCGGTGAAAAGGGCCTTCGTCGAGCAACTAGCATCCAGAGGCTTCGACGCCTTCGTCAATGCGCAGTGGCCGGAGCGATTGAATCTCGGATAAAACCTAGAAGATGATCGATGAACGGAGAAAGGCGTAGATCAGCACCAGAACCAGAGCCACAAGAACAGCAGCCCGTCAACGAGTCGCCGAGCTGGACAAGACtgttaaaagttttgaagatgggacaagagagcctgagTCGATTCCGCAGTTGAGGACGCAAAAAAGGTCAGCGCCAATGGAGATATCCGTTTATTGTACGATATTTATCGCTGCCTTAGTGCCAGAGCATAGATTCCGCTCAAGGACTGTG contains these protein-coding regions:
- the LOC128732570 gene encoding heat shock protein beta-1 isoform X2, which produces MADSANKRNIPIKLGDFSVIDTEFASIRERFDSEMRKMEEEMAKFRSELMNRESNFFETTSSTTTSNAASALKHPQSTTQVQDINSPLIQEDGDNKVLKLRFDVSQYAPEEIVVKTVDNKLLVHAKHEEKSDTKSVYREYNREFLLPKGCNPELIKSSLSKDGVLTVDAPLPPQALTPGETMIAITHH
- the LOC128732570 gene encoding alpha-crystallin B chain isoform X1, whose translation is MADSANKRNIPIKLGDFSVIDTEFASIRERFDSEMRKMEEEMAKFRSELMNRESNFFETTSSFSTKKTATSSSTTTSNAASALKHPQSTTQVQDINSPLIQEDGDNKVLKLRFDVSQYAPEEIVVKTVDNKLLVHAKHEEKSDTKSVYREYNREFLLPKGCNPELIKSSLSKDGVLTVDAPLPPQALTPGETMIAITHH